A stretch of DNA from Spirochaetaceae bacterium:
CGGGCAGGCGAGCGCGCGCGCTTCACCGGCTATCCTCTCTGCCGCGAGGCCCATGAGCGTCGTTCCACCGGTGACGTTCACGAGTACCTCTTCGGCGCCGAGAAGGTGACGGCGTGCAGCGTGCGCCAAGCGTTCGATCTCTTGCGGCCCCCCGGCGAACGCGTCGGCGAGGAGCAATGGCTCTACCTTGCCGGCATACGCGGCATGCTGCAATACGTCCCCGATCAGCTCTTGCGTATCATGCGAGCAGATGACCAGGCTCAACTCCGGCTCTCGGCTGTCGCCCACGGCCTGACATGCGTGCAATGCGCTGAACAGCACGCCGGGCCGCTTGCCGATGGGGCTCACCAAAATCCGTCCACCGGAAGACTCGCCAAGCGAAAGCCGGAACGTCGGAAGCGCTTTGAGGGAAGTCCAGTAGCGAACTACATTACGCTGCGTGCTGTGCGCTCTTCTGTCGCCTACCAGCGGCTGCGGTCGCATTCCGTGGTGCGCGTACCCGTTGCGCAGCTCGGTGAGCTGACGCCAGAAAGAGGCAAGCGCTCGCTGTTCTTCAGTCAACGCGTCATGAAGCAAGAAGTCGGTATAGGCAGCCGCAATCGCGGCGAGCACGGTGGACGCGCTCCTTCGTATGGTAGAGAAGTTGAGCCAGTCTTGCACCCCATTGCCACGGACCCAGGCGACCCATGACACCGTCCACTCGCTCATCAGACCGAACGCCGTGGCGTAGCTCTCGCGCCGCAGCAAATCGTCGATCACACAAGCTTGACGTCTCAGTTCTTCCTCGGTGAGACCGACGCGCAGCTTCCATCCATCGCCCGACACGGTACGGGTGAGAGCCAGCGGCTGGAGCACTCCGTCCAGGAGGTCGAGCAGCTTCTGCTCAAGCGGTAGTCCATGTTCTTGCAGCAGTCTACGCAGCGGTCTGCGCCGTTGCTCGCGGAACTTCCGTGCCTGCCAACCGAGCTCAAGCGGGAGGCCGGAGAGGTACGCGGCCGACAGATACTTCAGGTCGCGGGCGCACGTGCGAGCCGACTGGTTGGAAGGGCTGGAAGAGCCGTCGTCGAGTAGCCCGGCCATTGGCAGGGCGCTCCCGGTTTCGCGCAACACCTGCAGCGCATGAAACCAGCGGGGCAGTTCCAGTAGCGGGCGCAGATCGAAAAACGGGCTCGGCTCCGGCTTCGGTCTCCACAAACCGTAGTACGCCCCGCGTATCGCCACTCCGCGGAGCGCAGCCAGGTACAGGACGCCGACGTAGGTCAGAAACGAGAAGTGCCGCAAGCCGTGCGTTATGTCCACGGTGAGATCCGCTCCCTCGGGGACCGCTTCGGTAAGCGTAGCGAGGAATGTCTCCACGTCCGCCTGCGCACTTCCGGACCGAATCTCGACCCGGTCTGGAGGGCACTGTCCGGCCAACGCCTCTTCGAGCAGCGGCCAGCTGTCCCGCTCCGCTTCCACCGTGCATAGCGCCAGTACGCGATCGGGACACGATGTTCCCGGCAGCAGGTCTAAGAGGGCTTTCGGCGCGAGACGAGCGCTGACTTCCTTATCATGGAGCGTGTAACGCGCATCTTGCGGCGCCGTCCCGAGCACGGTCAACAGCAGGTGCTCCCGGACGGCGGGCTCGTCCGTGTTAGTAGCAGTCATGGCCATCGGCAAAGTTCCTTCTACGTCTCGTCCATCAGTTCCGGGCAGCCAGGGCCGCGGACTCCTGCAAGCCGCACCAGCAAACCGTCATCAATGCTGCTGCCACGCGACTTCCGGCGGCCCGAACGTCCCATATCCTCCCTGCGGAGATCGACGGATCGGCGAACGGAAAATGGTGAAAACGCCCCATGAAGGGTACCAGTGCGATCGGTCGGCGCCTGGATGATCGTAGGCGTGAGCGAGGAGCGATTTGACGGCACCCGGAGCGGCCGGTCGGCGCCACAGTGGCCACGAGTAGCGGCCTGCTTTCCATGATCCTGAACAGCCTTGCGTGAGCGTTCGTTCACCGCCGGCGAACACTGGATGGCAACTCAGTCCAAGGATGGCCAGCGCCTCCGGGCCGGGGTTCGTCAGCTTCTTGTCCGGGTCGGGGTTGTTGGCTCGGAGCGCGTATATCCGATCATCGACCACATCCCAACCAAGCGACGCGACTTCGCTCGTGTAGCTCCATGGACCCACAAGGCCGGTCAAGAGGTCTTCACGTGCGATGCTGCCCAGGATCGTCCGCGCTATCAGGAGGAACTTCATCCGACCGGCAGCGAAGTATAGATCTGAAGGCTTCGCCACGCCGTTGTTGTCGAGACTTCCTTCGGCCACAAGAGCGGCAGCCAAACCGCCGCCCGCTTCGCTTGCGTGTGATCGACTGAGGTACGTCCTAATGTCGCCCGGCGCAAGCTTGAGTTCATCACCCTTCGGCAGCGGCCTCCCGTTATGCCGACTGGGATTCATCGACGGGCAATCCTTCCATCGTGCAGCCTTCGTAAGCGCTTGGTCGGCGATTCGTTCGACGCTGAAGTCGGAGTCTACGACGGCGTGCGGCGTGACGCCATCGCTCCACCAGAGGCGCGGCTGCACGTCGTAGTCCGCGAATGCCGTCTGCACGCCCAGTGCGGCGAGGAACCCAAGTGGGTTCGTTCCTTCCAGACCGGTCAGGTGAGTGCCGCTCATTCTCATTCGGACTCTGCGGCGCTCTGCTGATGGTCGGCGAGCCGCAGGATCGCTTCCAGCCAAGCCAGACCGTGGTATCCGTAGCGTTTGAGCAGGCGCCAGAAACGATCAGCCATCTCCATCGCCATGTGGCTCTCCACGAGATTGGAATTTGCATTCATGACATGCCCGTCCAAGGTGAACGAAAGCGTTTCGGGCTCACGATCTTCGATGACGGGAGGCAGAGGACGCGCCCAGCCGTGGTGAGTGCCGACCAAGTGGAGTACGAGGTCGCG
This window harbors:
- a CDS encoding CRISPR-associated DxTHG motif protein; amino-acid sequence: MAMTATNTDEPAVREHLLLTVLGTAPQDARYTLHDKEVSARLAPKALLDLLPGTSCPDRVLALCTVEAERDSWPLLEEALAGQCPPDRVEIRSGSAQADVETFLATLTEAVPEGADLTVDITHGLRHFSFLTYVGVLYLAALRGVAIRGAYYGLWRPKPEPSPFFDLRPLLELPRWFHALQVLRETGSALPMAGLLDDGSSSPSNQSARTCARDLKYLSAAYLSGLPLELGWQARKFREQRRRPLRRLLQEHGLPLEQKLLDLLDGVLQPLALTRTVSGDGWKLRVGLTEEELRRQACVIDDLLRRESYATAFGLMSEWTVSWVAWVRGNGVQDWLNFSTIRRSASTVLAAIAAAYTDFLLHDALTEEQRALASFWRQLTELRNGYAHHGMRPQPLVGDRRAHSTQRNVVRYWTSLKALPTFRLSLGESSGGRILVSPIGKRPGVLFSALHACQAVGDSREPELSLVICSHDTQELIGDVLQHAAYAGKVEPLLLADAFAGGPQEIERLAHAARRHLLGAEEVLVNVTGGTTLMGLAAERIAGEARALACPVRRFGLIDRRPPSEQDADPYRTGEPFWLDAREDDDH